In the Blastocatellia bacterium genome, one interval contains:
- the cydB gene encoding cytochrome d ubiquinol oxidase subunit II: METVWYIILALMLTAYVIFDGFDFGAGIIHFLVAKNNEERSLILKSIGPVWDGNEVWLLAAGGSLYLAFPPLYAISFSGFYLPLMMVVWLLIFRACGIEFRMHLNNSLWQQFFDAVFSISSLLITIFLGAALGNVIRGVAIDKTGYFFAPLWTNFLTGGSPGIIDWYTLLTAILATIVLTTHGSLYVVLKTESEINLRTRKLIKILWPLQIILSIVYLAATFFIRPEILNNYKTYIWGWIFPLIVIASLIGIVFYLSKNKEFLAFLSSCAYIIGMLGGAAFALYPNLLPAIDPTASLTVYNSAASFYSLKVGFAWWIVGFLLVTVYFTYLYRHFAGKVTLDNANSTH, translated from the coding sequence AGCTAAAAATAATGAGGAAAGAAGCCTTATTCTTAAATCTATTGGCCCGGTTTGGGATGGAAACGAAGTTTGGCTACTTGCCGCGGGAGGCTCATTATATTTAGCTTTTCCTCCACTTTATGCTATTAGTTTTAGTGGTTTTTACTTACCTTTAATGATGGTTGTTTGGCTGTTAATTTTTAGGGCTTGTGGTATTGAATTTCGCATGCACCTTAATAATAGCCTTTGGCAACAATTTTTTGATGCTGTTTTTTCTATTTCTAGCTTGCTTATCACTATATTTTTAGGTGCTGCTTTAGGTAATGTAATTCGTGGTGTTGCAATAGATAAAACTGGTTACTTTTTTGCTCCTCTTTGGACAAATTTTCTTACAGGCGGTAGTCCTGGCATTATAGATTGGTATACTTTACTTACAGCTATATTAGCAACAATTGTTTTAACAACTCATGGTTCACTTTATGTTGTACTTAAAACAGAAAGTGAAATAAATTTACGAACTAGAAAATTAATAAAAATCCTTTGGCCCTTGCAAATAATTCTTTCTATTGTTTACCTAGCAGCAACTTTTTTTATTCGTCCAGAAATTCTTAATAACTATAAAACTTATATTTGGGGCTGGATTTTTCCCTTAATAGTAATAGCTAGTTTAATAGGAATAGTTTTTTATTTAAGCAAAAACAAAGAATTTTTAGCTTTTCTGTCTTCATGTGCTTATATTATTGGTATGTTAGGCGGAGCGGCATTTGCACTTTATCCAAATTTGCTTCCTGCAATTGACCCTACAGCAAGCTTAACGGTTTATAATAGTGCAGCTAGTTTTTATAGCTTAAAGGTTGGTTTTGCTTGGTGGATAGTGGGTTTTTTGTTAGTAACTGTTTATTTTACTTATCTTTACCGCCATTTTGCAGGTAAAGTTACTTTAGATAATGCAAATAGCACTCATTAA
- a CDS encoding ABC transporter substrate-binding protein produces the protein MEIKVAHSPDSDDAFMFYALAKDKIDTGELKFSHVLRDIESLNRAAFNLEYDVTAISFHAYAYLADKYALLPSGASMGDNYGPMVIARKPFTKEELKNQKIAVPGTMTTAYLALRLYMSEFEYEVVPFDQIIDQVSSGKFEAGLIIHEGQLTYERSGLHKIVDLGEWWFERTGLPLPLGGNVIRRDLEPALRKRVSDLLKASIQYSLDHRKEALDYALQFARDLDASLADKFVGMYVNELTLDYGEAGRKAVKLLLAEGYKAGVIPNQVDIEFVE, from the coding sequence ATGGAAATAAAAGTTGCACATAGTCCTGATTCTGATGACGCATTTATGTTTTATGCCTTAGCCAAGGATAAAATTGACACTGGAGAACTAAAATTTAGTCATGTTTTAAGAGATATTGAGAGCTTAAACCGCGCTGCATTTAACCTTGAATATGATGTTACAGCGATTTCTTTTCATGCTTATGCTTATTTAGCTGATAAATATGCACTGCTACCTTCAGGGGCAAGTATGGGGGATAATTACGGGCCAATGGTAATAGCTCGTAAACCATTCACTAAAGAAGAGCTAAAAAATCAAAAAATAGCTGTTCCTGGAACAATGACCACAGCTTATTTAGCTTTAAGACTTTACATGTCTGAATTTGAATATGAAGTAGTCCCATTTGACCAAATCATAGACCAAGTTTCATCAGGCAAATTTGAAGCAGGGCTAATTATTCATGAAGGACAACTTACTTATGAGCGTTCAGGGCTACATAAAATTGTAGATTTGGGTGAATGGTGGTTTGAGCGTACAGGCTTACCGCTTCCATTAGGTGGAAATGTAATTCGCCGGGATTTAGAGCCAGCATTACGCAAAAGAGTAAGTGATTTGTTAAAAGCTAGCATTCAATATTCGTTGGATCATCGCAAAGAAGCCTTAGATTATGCCTTACAATTTGCCCGTGATTTAGATGCTAGTCTAGCCGATAAATTTGTTGGAATGTATGTTAATGAGCTAACTTTAGATTATGGTGAGGCCGGACGTAAAGCTGTAAAACTTTTATTAGCAGAAGGTTACAAAGCTGGAGTCATTCCTAATCAAGTAGATATAGAATTTGTAGAGTAA
- the mqnE gene encoding aminofutalosine synthase MqnE, with protein MDRDKNNLIDIEEKVLAGERLSFEDGVRLFETDDLPTLGRLANTVRRRRHGNVTYYNMNRHLNPTNVCYWDCAFCAYYRKPGQEGAYTFTVEQCVEMAGQAYRAGATEVHIVGGLHPKLKFEYYLDVLSSIKKAYPSLHLKAFTMVELDHFKRITHTTDEEIIRRLREAGLDSCPGGGAEIFNEEVRKKICKHKTSAKRWIDMSRKVHQAGIRSNATMLYGHIENYHHRVDHLIKLRELQDATKAFQCLIPLAFHPKDTELSHLPGPSGVDSLKTIAVSRLLLDNFDHIKAYWVMLGKHLAQVALHFGANDMDGTVMEERITFAAGQVSEREASRNEIVHLIQEAGFQAVERDTLYNPVEPMLEMVV; from the coding sequence ATGGATAGAGATAAAAATAATTTGATAGATATTGAAGAAAAAGTGTTAGCAGGTGAGAGACTTAGCTTTGAGGATGGAGTAAGGCTTTTTGAAACAGATGATTTGCCTACCTTGGGCCGACTTGCCAACACAGTAAGACGAAGACGACATGGTAATGTTACTTACTACAATATGAATCGCCACTTAAACCCAACAAATGTTTGTTATTGGGATTGTGCCTTTTGTGCTTATTACCGAAAACCCGGCCAGGAAGGTGCATATACTTTTACAGTAGAACAATGTGTTGAAATGGCAGGACAAGCTTACAGAGCAGGTGCAACAGAAGTTCATATTGTTGGCGGACTACATCCTAAATTAAAGTTTGAGTATTATTTAGACGTTCTTTCTTCTATCAAAAAAGCTTATCCAAGCTTACACTTAAAAGCTTTTACTATGGTTGAACTTGACCATTTTAAGCGAATAACTCACACAACAGACGAAGAAATAATCAGACGGCTACGGGAAGCGGGTTTAGATTCTTGTCCTGGAGGCGGAGCAGAAATTTTTAACGAAGAAGTAAGAAAGAAAATTTGTAAGCATAAAACCTCTGCTAAACGCTGGATAGATATGTCAAGAAAAGTTCATCAGGCGGGTATACGTTCTAATGCAACAATGCTTTATGGACATATTGAAAATTATCATCATCGTGTAGATCATTTGATCAAACTACGAGAATTACAAGATGCAACAAAAGCCTTTCAATGTCTTATCCCACTAGCCTTTCATCCTAAAGATACAGAACTTTCTCATTTGCCTGGCCCATCAGGAGTTGATAGCTTAAAGACTATAGCTGTCTCAAGATTGCTACTAGACAATTTTGACCATATTAAAGCTTATTGGGTAATGCTAGGTAAGCATTTGGCCCAGGTTGCATTACATTTTGGAGCTAATGATATGGATGGGACAGTAATGGAGGAGAGGATAACTTTTGCTGCTGGGCAAGTTTCTGAGCGTGAAGCCTCTCGTAATGAAATTGTTCATTTAATCCAAGAAGCCGGCTTTCAAGCTGTAGAACGCGATACGCTTTATAACCCTGTAGAGCCTATGTTAGAAATGGTAGTTTAA
- a CDS encoding Lrp/AsnC family transcriptional regulator has translation MDKLDAQIIRLLIADSHITNSKLAKKIGLSESATLERVKRLEAMQVIRRYTVEVDLEKIGHSLEVFMTFTLKNQDVTELENFMSAMQNLDEVLSCAQVLGRFDFIAHIAVRDVKDLQSFINEKLIPLGCIARMESLTVLKTIKRIHQPNPFVEE, from the coding sequence ATGGACAAACTTGATGCACAAATAATTCGCTTATTAATAGCAGATAGTCATATCACCAACAGCAAGTTGGCTAAAAAAATAGGCTTATCTGAATCTGCAACTTTAGAGCGTGTTAAACGCCTAGAGGCAATGCAAGTTATTCGTAGATATACGGTTGAAGTAGATCTGGAAAAAATTGGACACTCTTTAGAAGTATTTATGACTTTTACCTTAAAAAATCAGGACGTTACAGAGCTAGAAAACTTTATGAGCGCAATGCAAAACCTAGATGAAGTGCTAAGTTGCGCTCAAGTATTGGGACGTTTTGATTTTATCGCACACATAGCCGTTAGAGATGTTAAAGATTTGCAAAGCTTTATTAATGAGAAATTAATCCCTTTAGGTTGTATTGCCCGAATGGAATCGCTAACAGTTTTGAAAACCATAAAACGTATTCACCAACCAAACCCATTTGTAGAGGAATAA
- a CDS encoding MBL fold metallo-hydrolase, producing MAKLKFFGATKTVTGSKYVLSVGGLNIMIDCGLFQGLKELRLRNWDNPPIDPSDISAVILTHAHIDHSGYLPKLVSLGYSGPVYASRGTTDLCKILLPDSARLQEEDARYANKKGFSKHHPAKPLYTEKDARAALQLFQPIHYEETIKLSDKCSFRLISAGHILGSSFVYFTINEHDRETTVLFSGDLGRYDVPVLNDPTSVAKADYIVVESTYGDRLHDKTPAKDQIAEVINQAVERGGPVIIPAFAVGRTQEILYYLRELEDEKRIPILPVRLDSPMAQSTTQKYLRGKEDHDEEMQELITQHVNPLVTHSFAFGSYREKDRPGISAPYIIIAGSGMATGGHILHHLKECLPNPDATILFVGFQAYGTRGWRILQGEPEVKIHGEMIPVNAKIMSISNLSAHADYEETLRWLSGFEHKPKTIFVTHGEETAANALKEKIVDKFGWKTVVPDYADSFNL from the coding sequence ATGGCAAAACTTAAATTTTTTGGTGCAACAAAAACTGTAACCGGCTCTAAATATGTTTTATCTGTTGGCGGCTTAAACATTATGATTGATTGTGGGCTGTTTCAAGGGTTAAAAGAGCTTAGACTACGTAACTGGGACAATCCTCCAATAGATCCTAGTGATATATCAGCAGTTATTTTGACTCATGCTCATATAGATCATAGCGGTTATTTACCTAAATTAGTTAGTTTAGGCTATAGTGGGCCAGTTTATGCTAGCCGAGGTACAACAGACCTTTGTAAAATCTTATTGCCTGATTCCGCTAGACTACAAGAAGAAGATGCGCGTTATGCTAATAAAAAAGGTTTTTCTAAGCATCATCCTGCTAAACCACTTTATACAGAAAAAGATGCAAGGGCAGCACTACAACTTTTTCAGCCAATTCATTATGAAGAAACAATTAAGCTAAGTGATAAGTGTAGTTTTCGGCTAATTTCTGCTGGACATATTCTTGGATCTAGTTTTGTGTATTTCACAATAAATGAACATGATAGAGAAACTACAGTGCTTTTTAGTGGGGATTTGGGCCGCTATGATGTTCCAGTTCTAAATGATCCAACCTCAGTTGCTAAGGCTGATTATATAGTTGTGGAATCAACCTATGGTGATAGATTACATGACAAAACACCTGCAAAAGATCAAATTGCAGAAGTAATTAATCAAGCTGTTGAGCGAGGCGGGCCAGTTATCATTCCAGCCTTTGCTGTAGGGCGAACTCAAGAAATACTTTATTACTTACGTGAATTAGAGGATGAAAAACGCATTCCTATTTTACCCGTTAGGTTAGATTCACCTATGGCCCAGTCAACTACACAAAAATACTTACGAGGCAAAGAAGACCATGATGAGGAAATGCAAGAACTTATAACTCAACATGTTAATCCTTTAGTCACTCATTCTTTTGCTTTTGGTAGCTATCGTGAAAAAGATCGACCCGGAATATCTGCGCCCTATATAATAATTGCTGGTTCAGGTATGGCAACAGGTGGACATATCTTGCACCACTTAAAAGAATGCTTACCAAATCCAGATGCTACAATTCTATTTGTTGGCTTTCAAGCTTATGGGACAAGGGGTTGGCGGATACTCCAAGGTGAGCCAGAAGTTAAAATTCATGGGGAAATGATTCCAGTAAATGCAAAAATAATGTCTATATCCAACCTATCAGCACATGCCGACTATGAAGAAACTCTGCGCTGGCTCTCAGGCTTTGAACATAAGCCTAAAACCATATTTGTTACACACGGTGAAGAAACAGCAGCCAACGCACTAAAAGAAAAAATTGTTGATAAATTTGGTTGGAAAACAGTAGTTCCTGATTATGCAGACAGTTTTAATTTATAG
- a CDS encoding CHRD domain-containing protein: protein MRIKYVLVAVIFLVSLLSLVNLSNKETQFSFNKNKSSITPTFPTTSVMANSGTEQNNSSKPSLNANQGEEIGFIYEAFLRRQQEPGEEEDTPSTTPKQFKSTAPSVPRNQRKSRGHAILRFTKDLSKVYVDVKVEGVKVEDVTMFHIHCGKPDMLGPILVDFALSGDIQNNLSDGILSVELVNEDIEKVVTSKHKHSIVAAFTLGCPIVPGTSDKVKTIAGMEHIARRSELYFNLHTKGQTYFGDMRGQIHPVKN from the coding sequence ATGCGCATTAAATATGTACTTGTAGCCGTAATTTTTTTGGTCTCTTTATTATCTCTAGTAAACTTAAGTAATAAAGAAACACAATTTAGTTTTAATAAAAACAAATCTTCCATAACACCAACATTTCCAACTACATCTGTTATGGCTAATTCTGGCACAGAGCAAAATAATTCTTCAAAACCTAGCCTTAATGCTAACCAAGGCGAGGAAATTGGTTTTATTTATGAAGCATTTCTTAGACGTCAACAAGAACCCGGAGAAGAAGAAGACACGCCCTCCACAACTCCAAAACAATTTAAGTCTACTGCCCCTTCAGTGCCTAGAAATCAAAGGAAATCACGCGGACATGCAATTTTAAGATTTACTAAAGACCTTAGCAAAGTTTATGTAGATGTAAAAGTTGAAGGGGTAAAGGTTGAAGATGTCACAATGTTTCATATTCACTGCGGAAAACCCGATATGTTAGGGCCAATTTTAGTTGATTTTGCTCTTTCTGGAGACATTCAAAACAATCTTTCTGATGGAATTCTTTCTGTAGAACTTGTAAATGAGGATATAGAAAAAGTTGTTACATCCAAACATAAACATAGCATAGTAGCAGCTTTTACTTTGGGATGTCCTATAGTTCCAGGCACCTCAGACAAAGTAAAAACTATCGCCGGTATGGAGCATATTGCCCGACGTAGTGAGCTTTATTTTAATTTACATACAAAAGGCCAAACATATTTTGGAGATATGAGAGGCCAAATTCATCCAGTAAAAAACTAA
- a CDS encoding DinB family protein — protein MEKVLSKLEETREKVLSLVNPMTEEKFSNRLVPEMWSIAENIHHLTIVENNYIASMQKALENPVPPMSALRRLFQVPGWMAEVRLIKVKAPRIAQPLNPPAKKETLDNFNKTRDLLKKICKEAGYDGMLKLTLKHPFFGDMDGVNTVVFLGAHEVRHHKQILETLDKVK, from the coding sequence ATGGAAAAAGTTTTGTCTAAATTAGAAGAAACACGTGAAAAGGTGTTATCTTTGGTTAATCCAATGACAGAAGAAAAGTTTTCTAATCGGCTTGTACCTGAAATGTGGAGTATAGCTGAAAACATCCATCATTTAACTATTGTTGAAAACAACTATATAGCTTCTATGCAAAAGGCTTTAGAAAATCCTGTGCCTCCAATGAGTGCTTTAAGGCGACTCTTTCAAGTGCCTGGTTGGATGGCAGAAGTTCGTTTAATTAAAGTAAAAGCTCCTAGAATTGCCCAACCTCTTAATCCTCCAGCAAAAAAGGAAACTTTAGATAACTTTAATAAAACTCGTGATTTACTAAAAAAAATATGCAAAGAAGCTGGCTATGATGGTATGTTGAAATTAACTCTTAAACACCCATTTTTTGGAGATATGGACGGAGTAAATACTGTTGTTTTTTTAGGAGCGCATGAAGTTCGCCATCATAAACAAATTTTAGAAACTCTTGATAAAGTTAAGTAG
- a CDS encoding HD domain-containing protein — translation MSDNENQLTERFEQALVYATQLHSKQKRKGTNVPYVAHLLTVAALVLEQGGNEDEAIAALLHDAVEDQGGLPTQEEIRKRFGERVTEIVIGCTDTDTFPKPPWRERKERYIAHILTAPIEVRRVSMADKLHNARSVLIDFRQHGHKVWQRFRGGREGTLWYYREMVKAFQETGGGVIVDELDRVVTELEHLAATTDE, via the coding sequence ATGTCTGATAACGAAAATCAATTAACTGAAAGATTTGAACAAGCTTTAGTTTATGCTACTCAATTACACTCAAAACAAAAACGTAAGGGAACAAATGTTCCTTATGTTGCTCATTTACTTACGGTTGCAGCACTTGTATTAGAGCAAGGTGGAAATGAAGATGAGGCAATTGCAGCCTTACTTCATGATGCAGTTGAGGATCAAGGCGGACTGCCTACACAAGAAGAAATAAGAAAGCGTTTTGGTGAGCGAGTCACAGAAATAGTTATTGGTTGTACTGATACAGACACATTTCCAAAACCACCTTGGAGAGAAAGAAAAGAGCGTTATATTGCACATATTCTTACTGCACCTATAGAAGTACGTAGGGTATCTATGGCTGATAAACTTCATAATGCAAGGTCGGTTTTAATAGATTTTCGCCAACATGGTCATAAAGTTTGGCAACGCTTTCGCGGTGGGCGTGAAGGTACGCTTTGGTATTACCGCGAAATGGTAAAAGCTTTTCAAGAAACTGGCGGTGGGGTAATTGTTGATGAACTTGACCGAGTAGTTACAGAGTTAGAACATCTAGCCGCTACAACTGATGAATAG
- a CDS encoding TonB-dependent receptor encodes MFTKKLLFSLTLLLFSFSLSFGQSTSGTITGRITDEQGAALLGANVTVYSPDLELTRQITTDNQGYYRITGLPFGRYQVKAEQTGFMTELKINIAVSVAQESIVDLSLPIGEVTEILTIQSDTSVIERNNSTLSGLVNEKTIRSLPLNGRDISQLVLLQPGVVASRSSVTSANNGRGTQFSVSGSRPNQNLFVLDGTTINDALNTTPGNAQGLLLGVETIKEFRVLTNTYGAEYGRSSGGVFVAATKSGSNQFHGSIFNFLRNDTLDARNFFDKEKPEFRRNQFGATVGGAIIKNRTFFFGSYEGLREFKGISRVSIVPDDQARLGVLPGQSVIKVDSRSQPLINLFPRANGNNLGDGTAEFTGTTNRVARNDFFTIRFDHNLSKSDVFDCTLFI; translated from the coding sequence ATGTTCACTAAAAAATTATTATTTAGCCTCACATTATTATTATTTAGTTTCTCACTTTCCTTTGGTCAATCAACTAGTGGAACAATTACTGGCCGGATTACCGACGAACAAGGAGCAGCACTTTTAGGAGCAAATGTAACAGTTTATAGCCCTGATCTTGAGTTAACACGTCAAATTACTACAGACAATCAAGGTTACTATCGTATTACTGGCCTGCCTTTTGGACGTTATCAAGTAAAAGCGGAACAAACTGGCTTTATGACAGAATTAAAAATTAATATTGCTGTTAGCGTAGCCCAAGAGAGCATTGTAGACCTTAGTTTACCTATTGGAGAAGTCACAGAAATATTGACTATTCAATCTGATACTTCTGTAATTGAGCGTAATAATTCAACCTTAAGTGGTTTAGTAAATGAAAAAACTATTCGTAGTCTTCCGCTAAATGGTAGAGATATAAGCCAACTGGTACTACTCCAACCAGGTGTTGTGGCTAGTCGTTCTAGTGTAACATCGGCTAATAACGGACGTGGGACACAATTTTCTGTTTCAGGTTCACGGCCAAATCAAAATTTATTTGTTTTAGACGGCACAACAATTAATGACGCGCTAAACACTACTCCAGGAAATGCTCAAGGGCTACTTTTAGGAGTAGAAACCATCAAAGAATTTCGTGTATTAACAAACACTTATGGGGCTGAATATGGCCGTTCTAGTGGTGGGGTGTTTGTTGCTGCAACTAAATCTGGAAGCAACCAATTTCACGGCTCAATATTTAATTTTTTACGTAATGACACGCTAGATGCACGCAATTTTTTTGATAAAGAAAAACCTGAGTTTCGCCGTAATCAATTTGGGGCTACTGTAGGCGGAGCAATTATTAAAAATAGGACATTTTTCTTTGGTAGTTATGAAGGTCTACGTGAATTTAAGGGCATTAGCCGTGTTTCAATTGTTCCTGATGATCAAGCGCGTTTGGGTGTTTTACCTGGTCAGTCAGTAATTAAGGTTGATAGCCGTAGCCAACCGCTAATTAATCTTTTTCCTAGAGCAAATGGAAACAACCTTGGTGATGGCACAGCAGAATTTACTGGGACAACAAACCGAGTTGCTCGAAATGATTTTTTTACTATTCGTTTTGACCATAATTTATCAAAAAGCGATGTTTTTGACTGCACGCTATTTATTTGA